DNA sequence from the Bacteroidota bacterium genome:
AATGTTCAGATATGTATAGCCGATACCGTTGCCCGCTTCAGAATAGAATGTTGTGGAGGGAAGTTCGGAAAGAAGGACAGGAATATCCTGCGTTGAATACCGTTCGCGGATCTGTTCCCGTTCGAGAGTTGAGAATGTTGCAGGCGTTTCCCGTTCCCTTCCGCGTGTAGCGGAAACGACTATCGGTTGGCCGACAATCTCCGATGGAGAAAGTGAGAATGTAAGGGACGCAACACCGCCGCCAACCACGACAACTTCCTTTCTCAGCGCAGAATACCCGACAAATGATGCACGCAATTGATATGTCCCGGCTTTCACATTCCCAATTGTGAATTCACCGTCGGCATCAGTTGTCGAGCCGAGAGAGGTTCCCCTGATCGTGATGTTGGCCCCGAGCAACGGATTCATCGTCGATGCGTCAACAACTTTCCCCTTGATTGTGCCCGTCTCCTCTGCAAACGAAAAAGCGTAGAGGAGAAATGAACACAGCACAATCTGCAAAGTGGTTTTCGTTCGTCTCATAATTCCTTTCTCCAAAAACAAATGCCGTTTCCCGTTGCGAACCTGCAAAAGGAAACGGCAGAAAAAGAAATCAAGAACGAACTTGGTTCCGTTTCCCTACGCCGGTATTGTCCGGATCAGGTTCTTAGGGTTTTATCTCAGCCCCGTCCCGACGAAGTCGGGATCGGTACACCCCTAACGGTTTTCTGTTATGAATATACACCATTCGCACCGCGAATTCAACTTCACAGGGTACAACTCTTGACTCTTGGCGCGGAGCTTCTTAAGTTGATTCCAGCATATCGTGGCTCGGGCCGAACCCCCTTTTCGATGCCACGCCTTTCTGTACGAGTTCTTTACGTAGCCGCATCTCCAATAAATCCCGGATGCATTTCCCTCTTACCAGAAATGAGGAGCCCTATGAACTCTTTCTCTGTTCTCTTTCTCATCTTACTTATCGCAATGCACGCAAGGGCTGAGTCCCCTTTTGCAGCGCCGGATGATACAACACGCGGATACTGCAGCCTGAGCATCACGTCTTCTCCGCCGGGAGCAGAGGTGTTGCTCAATGGGAAGATTTTCGGTGTTACCCCGATCGTGTGCGGCGATCTGCCGCTTGGCAAGCACATATTGCGTTTGCGGCTCGAGGGCTTTCTGGATCATACCGACACGTTGACGTTTGATTCGGCTAAAGTGTTCGTCAGAGATATCCAGCTCATTGAGCCCGGAACGTTGACAATTACTTCCGACCCTCCGGAGGCGGATGTGATTATTGACGGCTCGAACATCGGAAAGACGCCGATTGCCGGACTTCGCATGAAGCCGGGAATCATCTTGCTTCGCGTGACAAAAGTGCATCATACCCCGTTCGAGCAGAGTGTTGTGATCCAGCAGGACAAGGAAGCAAATATTGCCGTTCAGCTTCTGCGAAGGCAAGGTTCGTTGACGGTTCACGTCACGCCTTCAAACGCCGACGTGTTTGTTGACGGAAAGAATATCGGGAAAGGTTCGATCGAAAATTATGAACTTGAAGCCGGCAGGTACTTGATCTCTGTTGAGGAAGGCGGCCACAAGCTGCAGCACAACATCTTCGTTCCTCCCGGTTCGAGAGTGGAAGTACAGGCAACGGTCAACCAGTATTCTCTCGCGGCCTTCCGGACATCGCTTCTGGCCCCGGGCTTGGGACAGTTCATGGACGGAGCGGCTGCAAAGGGAATCGCTATGATGGGAGCCTTCGCTGGAAGCACATCATTTCTGATTGCTTCACTCAGCGACTACTCGACAAAGCAAGAGAACTACACACTTCTCCGGCAGGCATACCGTTCGGCAAACACGGAGGCGGATGCACTCGCCGCCGGAACCAAGGCGCTGGCGGCTCATCAGGATATGGAATCGAGTTTCAAGAAGCGGAGAACGGCCATCGTGCTTATCGGCGTGGTGTATGCAGCAATAGTTCTCGATGCGTATCTGCATCACACGCGCGTCGGGAGTTTCGAGGCTGTGCCTCAGAAACTCTTCTCATCTCTGCACCCTGTCCTTTCCGCCGATGGGCATTCGATGTCGGTCGGCATTCAATTGAACTTCTGATTCCCGAGGTGACTCATGAGATTCCGCTCTGTTTTCAGCCTTCTCTTTTGCCTCTTGTTCTGGCAAACATCATGTACACTGGAAGATTTCCAACTGGATAATCCGAAAGACCCCAACTCGAATCTTTACACCCCGGAAGCAGCATCTATATGGGGATTTCCCCTGGTCAATGCGGAAGGAATTTACCTTTCAATGATACTGCCAAATTCGAAATATGTATCTTCCCTTGTTTTCGAACGTCGCACGGCGAATCAACCATACACGCGCATTGCAGAAGTCGCGGGAACGGTACGGGTGTACACCGACACGAATGTCACGGCCAATGTGGCTTACACATATCGAGTCTCGTCCGTCTGGCAAGGCCGCTCTACCGTATCGAACGAAGTCACGGTCACCTGGCAGTTCGCTCCTCCAACCAACGCATCCGTTTTCGTCCCTATGATGACAGCCGGAGTGGGCGTATCCTGGGCGACGTATTCGGGTTTGGCAGCCGGCTTCATACTGGAACGCTCGGCCAACGGATCAATCTTTTCAGAGATTGCGAGGATTCCGAACAACACAAGAACGGCTGTCGACTCGACGGCAACGCCGGGGAATGTATACTCGTACAGGGTTCGCTCTTTTACATCGCGCAACGTGAGCGAGCCATCGAACATTGTTCGCGCACAGTTCCTGCCTATTGGTCTTCACACTCTTCCGACAAAGACCTTGGTTGGCCCCACTTCCTCGTTGGCGTTCTCACCTGACGGGAGTCATTGGGTATCCGGAGCTGCCGGAACGTGCCATGTGTGGTCCTTGGGAACATCGTCTCAATTGCTCGAGCTTCAGAATCCGGGTATTACATCCGTTGCCTCGAGCGGAGCCATGGTGGCAGTGAGCGGTTCAACAAGGTCAATTGCATGCAGATTCGAGCCGTTTGGAACCCTGGTCATTACCCCTGCCGTCCGCGGAAATGCAATTACTTTTTCGCCCGACGGTGCCCACATTGCCGCGTGCATCACGCAAGGGGTTGCTATTTCGTTCTCCGGATCCGGGGCACACGTACGGACAATCGCGTACGATTCAACGCGTTCTGTAGCCTATCG
Encoded proteins:
- a CDS encoding PEGA domain-containing protein, translated to MNSFSVLFLILLIAMHARAESPFAAPDDTTRGYCSLSITSSPPGAEVLLNGKIFGVTPIVCGDLPLGKHILRLRLEGFLDHTDTLTFDSAKVFVRDIQLIEPGTLTITSDPPEADVIIDGSNIGKTPIAGLRMKPGIILLRVTKVHHTPFEQSVVIQQDKEANIAVQLLRRQGSLTVHVTPSNADVFVDGKNIGKGSIENYELEAGRYLISVEEGGHKLQHNIFVPPGSRVEVQATVNQYSLAAFRTSLLAPGLGQFMDGAAAKGIAMMGAFAGSTSFLIASLSDYSTKQENYTLLRQAYRSANTEADALAAGTKALAAHQDMESSFKKRRTAIVLIGVVYAAIVLDAYLHHTRVGSFEAVPQKLFSSLHPVLSADGHSMSVGIQLNF